One window of the Rhizorhabdus dicambivorans genome contains the following:
- a CDS encoding DUF2794 domain-containing protein, translating to MGTISPFPGKPLQVGFDRPELMRILDLYGRMVAAGLWRDYAIDLGREAACFAAFRRAAERPEYRIEKRPALRNRQGMWALIGEGGAILKRGQELGPVLAPVERRLMKLVED from the coding sequence ATGGGGACGATCTCCCCTTTTCCGGGCAAACCCCTGCAGGTGGGGTTCGACCGGCCCGAATTGATGCGTATCCTCGATCTCTACGGCCGGATGGTCGCTGCCGGGCTTTGGCGCGACTATGCGATCGACCTGGGCCGCGAGGCCGCCTGCTTCGCCGCTTTCCGCCGCGCCGCGGAGCGTCCCGAATATCGCATCGAGAAACGCCCCGCGCTGCGCAACCGCCAGGGCATGTGGGCGCTGATCGGGGAGGGCGGCGCCATCCTAAAGCGCGGCCAGGAACTGGGCCCGGTGCTGGCGCCGGTCGAGCGGCGGCTGATGAAGCTCGTCGAGGACTGA